In Meiothermus ruber DSM 1279, the following proteins share a genomic window:
- a CDS encoding ABC transporter permease, with protein sequence MSEQSGTTQKPRSLLDRLPSLTIMGPLVALLLAVVFFSFQSERFLTGQNFSLILQQISVVAVLAIGQTLIILTAGIDLSVGFVMALGTMVMAKFAVELGMPPLLAILCGMAVTTAFGFLNGFLITRFKLPPFIVTLGTMNIAFALTQIYSRAQTVSGLPEAHLFWGNTFKIGETVFTYGVVLMIVLYLLVWFFLSETAPGRHLYAVGNNPEAARLMGIPTQRVLLLTYTIAGFFYGIAGWLLISRTSVADPNAGQTENLETITAVVLGGTSLFGGRGMILGTLLGAIIVGVFRNGLTLTGVSSVYQVLITGILVILAVTADQLSKRRS encoded by the coding sequence CCCAGCCTGACCATCATGGGGCCGCTGGTGGCGCTTTTGCTGGCGGTGGTGTTTTTTAGCTTCCAGTCCGAGCGGTTCTTAACCGGTCAGAACTTTTCCCTGATTTTGCAGCAAATTTCGGTGGTCGCGGTGCTGGCCATCGGCCAGACCCTGATCATCCTCACCGCGGGCATTGACCTATCGGTTGGGTTTGTGATGGCCCTGGGCACCATGGTCATGGCCAAGTTTGCTGTTGAGCTGGGCATGCCACCCCTGCTAGCCATCCTGTGCGGTATGGCCGTGACCACTGCTTTCGGCTTTTTGAACGGCTTTTTGATTACCCGTTTTAAGCTGCCCCCTTTCATCGTCACCCTGGGCACCATGAACATCGCCTTCGCCCTGACCCAGATCTACTCCAGGGCCCAGACCGTGAGCGGTCTGCCGGAGGCCCATCTCTTCTGGGGCAATACCTTCAAAATCGGCGAGACGGTCTTCACCTATGGCGTTGTGCTGATGATTGTGCTGTACCTGCTGGTCTGGTTTTTCCTGAGCGAGACCGCCCCCGGCCGCCATCTATACGCGGTCGGCAACAACCCCGAAGCCGCTCGTCTGATGGGGATTCCCACCCAGCGGGTGCTGCTGCTTACCTACACCATCGCCGGCTTCTTCTATGGCATCGCCGGATGGCTGCTGATCTCCCGCACCAGCGTGGCCGACCCCAACGCTGGGCAGACCGAGAACCTCGAGACCATCACCGCAGTGGTGCTGGGCGGCACCAGCCTGTTCGGCGGGCGGGGGATGATCCTGGGCACCCTCCTGGGGGCCATCATCGTGGGGGTCTTCCGCAACGGCCTGACCCTGACCGGGGTCTCCTCGGTTTACCAGGTTTTGATCACTGGCATTCTGGTAATTCTGGCCGTGACCGCCGATCAACTTTC